Proteins from a genomic interval of Verrucomicrobiia bacterium:
- a CDS encoding IS1595 family transposase — METSKNKAEACVLADSFQALGDETKARDLLEAWRWPNGPVCPRCKNAGDKRISKLEAQSTSRKGVRKGVYFCGACRKQFTVTVGTILERSHVPMSKWVMALSLLCSSKKSISANQVHRMIGVTYKTAWFMCHRIRHAMTADPATEPKLTGTVEVDETFVGPRAKPKTPVVALVQRDGLARVKVIASVTQKNLGAALSECVSKEAVVNTDEHPGYKNPLKQWKEHQTVNHSRQEYQRNNQDGSKASTNTAESFFSLLKRAIIGAWHHISREHLARYANEFAFRWNTRHQTDGTRLKGFGQLIENKRLTYRQVSCVC, encoded by the coding sequence ATGGAAACCTCAAAGAATAAGGCTGAAGCATGCGTACTGGCGGATTCATTTCAGGCGCTCGGCGATGAAACCAAAGCTCGAGATCTTCTGGAAGCTTGGCGCTGGCCAAACGGTCCAGTGTGTCCCCGCTGCAAGAACGCCGGCGACAAACGAATTTCCAAATTGGAGGCACAAAGCACGAGCCGCAAAGGGGTTCGCAAGGGCGTTTATTTCTGCGGGGCCTGCCGGAAACAATTTACTGTGACTGTTGGAACGATTCTGGAGCGTTCTCATGTCCCGATGTCGAAATGGGTAATGGCACTATCGCTCCTGTGCTCGTCGAAGAAATCGATCAGCGCTAATCAGGTTCACCGAATGATTGGGGTTACCTACAAGACGGCCTGGTTTATGTGTCACCGGATCCGGCATGCCATGACAGCCGACCCTGCGACGGAGCCGAAGCTCACCGGGACGGTGGAAGTGGATGAGACGTTTGTGGGACCCAGAGCCAAACCGAAAACGCCCGTAGTCGCACTGGTACAGCGCGATGGCCTCGCACGGGTGAAGGTGATTGCTTCGGTAACGCAGAAGAACCTTGGGGCAGCGCTTTCTGAGTGCGTCAGCAAGGAAGCGGTGGTGAATACAGACGAGCACCCCGGTTACAAGAACCCGTTGAAGCAATGGAAGGAGCACCAGACTGTGAATCACTCTCGGCAAGAGTATCAGCGAAACAATCAGGACGGTTCAAAGGCTTCCACCAACACCGCCGAATCTTTCTTTTCGCTGCTTAAAAGAGCCATTATTGGAGCCTGGCATCATATTTCCCGCGAGCACTTAGCTCGATACGCCAATGAATTCGCTTTCCGCTGGAACACCCGCCATCAAACCGATGGCACCCGCCTGAAAGGGTTTGGCCAGTTGATCGAAAACAAACGGCTCACCTACCGCCAGGTTTCCTGCGTTTGCTAA
- a CDS encoding substrate-binding domain-containing protein, which translates to MEQLPRRTNLASETAATLKEWINNGVLRDVLPGELQLKARLCVGRDTLRLGLKLLADEGWISPAVKGQQRRIHIPCNSTPPPNRTAPLLPVTFLSPHPVEARVTLLELEETQVRLAEQGRNLRFVAPDIFHLNNPDSRLERLVRENPSAAWILYAASEPMQRWFEKRKIPTLIYGSPFPDVTLPFVVSDWEAAAFHAGIQLVRQGHRIIGAMEYRERFPGVLAQERGLQRALDTVSERGRLLRFADDRTPESVARALDSAFNLSTRPTALVLTYASQLLTCYSWFVAKGIRVPGDLSVISLVNDSWLNELYPSVCYYRPDTKHMARSIAQRVLELVDTGRTTRKSIRIPLDYVPGASIGPAAQSAAVLAEQLSNTR; encoded by the coding sequence GTGGAACAACTGCCCAGGCGGACCAATCTGGCATCGGAGACTGCGGCGACGCTGAAAGAGTGGATCAACAACGGCGTGCTGCGGGACGTCCTTCCCGGTGAGTTGCAACTCAAGGCGCGATTGTGCGTGGGTCGCGACACGTTGAGGCTCGGGTTAAAGCTGCTCGCCGACGAAGGCTGGATTTCGCCAGCAGTGAAAGGCCAGCAGCGCCGGATTCATATTCCCTGCAACTCAACTCCCCCTCCCAATCGAACTGCCCCGCTGCTTCCGGTCACGTTTCTCTCGCCGCACCCCGTTGAAGCCAGGGTAACGCTGCTGGAACTGGAAGAGACTCAGGTGCGCCTCGCTGAACAGGGACGGAATCTCCGGTTCGTTGCGCCCGATATCTTTCACCTGAACAATCCGGACAGCCGCCTCGAACGGCTGGTGCGCGAGAATCCGTCGGCCGCCTGGATTTTATACGCGGCCTCGGAACCCATGCAGCGGTGGTTCGAGAAAAGGAAGATCCCGACGTTGATCTACGGTTCTCCGTTTCCGGACGTAACTCTTCCGTTCGTGGTCAGCGATTGGGAAGCAGCCGCATTCCATGCAGGTATTCAGCTGGTGCGGCAGGGGCACAGAATCATCGGAGCCATGGAATACCGCGAACGTTTCCCCGGCGTGCTGGCGCAGGAACGCGGACTCCAGCGTGCGCTCGATACAGTTTCGGAACGCGGGCGATTGCTGCGATTCGCGGACGATCGAACTCCGGAATCCGTCGCGCGTGCGCTTGATTCGGCCTTCAACCTTTCCACCCGGCCGACTGCCCTGGTTTTGACCTATGCGTCCCAGCTCCTGACCTGTTACTCATGGTTTGTCGCGAAAGGCATTCGCGTGCCGGGCGATCTCTCGGTGATATCGCTGGTGAACGACAGCTGGCTGAACGAGTTGTACCCGTCCGTTTGTTATTATCGGCCTGATACGAAGCACATGGCGCGCAGCATTGCACAGCGCGTTCTTGAACTCGTCGACACCGGCCGCACGACGCGGAAATCGATTCGCATCCCACTCGACTATGTTCCAGGGGCGAGCATCGGCCCCGCTGCGCAAAGCGCGGCGGTCCTGGCGGAACAGTTGTCCAACACACGTTAG